One genomic segment of Mytilus trossulus isolate FHL-02 chromosome 4, PNRI_Mtr1.1.1.hap1, whole genome shotgun sequence includes these proteins:
- the LOC134716184 gene encoding uncharacterized protein LOC134716184 isoform X2, which translates to MFIKCKRLTTLLLILQVYIVDASKISTKFKPDLGLKESTFPKINTDNRFVFAEVFKPNLGIDENPIPDKENQEPSRRRRYRIQSRCSEMNVRIKPGTRRNSIDASGNKTPPGRYTSIIMESIGRNGLVRLQGEDSLMYLCFNNKGRLRARHHPLDSCNLVYNITHDSYYQFRLADEEHNWFIGFKKKKLRNSVRGKALPGYKKKPNSRLERCYDFTLIAIDQHITTPSPYSPVNFNEYSDNWNPQKTFHKLRHMKRYEGMITNRHRKMNRRRQKKKRKKSKKRKLPGR; encoded by the exons gtTGACTACTCTGCTGCTCATTTTACAAGTGTATATTGTTGACGCTTCTAAG ATTTCTACAAAATTTAAACCCGATCTAGGTTTAAAAGAAAGCACCTTTCCAAAGATAAATACTGATAATCGTTTCGTATTTGCTGAAGTCTTTAAACCAAACTTAGGCATTGATGAAAACCCGATTCCTGACAAAGAGAATCAAGAACCAAGTCGAAGACGGCGATATAGGATCCAATCTCGCTGTAGTGAGATGAACGTTCGAATCAAACCAGGAACAAGGCGTAATTCTATTGATGCATCAGGCAATAAGACGCCACCTGGTCGTTATA caTCAATAATCATGGAATCTATAGGTCGTAACGGACTAGTTAGATTGCAAGGTGAAGACAGTCTTATGTACTTATGTTTCAACAATAAAGGAAGATTAAGAGCACGG catCATCCACTTGATAGTTGTAATCTAGTTTACAACATTACACATGACAGCTATTATCAGTTCCGTTTAGCGGATGAAGAACATAACTGGTTCATAGGTTTCAAGAAGAAAAAGTTGAGAAATTCTGTTCGAGGTAAAGCGTTACCAGGCTATAAAAAGAAGCCAAACTCACGTTTAGAAAGGTGCTATGACTTCACATTAATAGCGATAGATCAACATATTACAACGCCGTCACCGTATAGTCCAgttaattttaatgaatataGTGATAATTGGAACCcacaaaaaacatttcataaattaaGACATATGAAAAGATATGAAGGAATGATCACAAATCGACACAGAAAAATGAACAGACGGCGgcagaaaaagaaaagaaaaaaatcaaagaagcGAAAACTACCTGGTAGATGA
- the LOC134716184 gene encoding uncharacterized protein LOC134716184 isoform X1, which translates to MRKSATGFSYRCRLTTLLLILQVYIVDASKISTKFKPDLGLKESTFPKINTDNRFVFAEVFKPNLGIDENPIPDKENQEPSRRRRYRIQSRCSEMNVRIKPGTRRNSIDASGNKTPPGRYTSIIMESIGRNGLVRLQGEDSLMYLCFNNKGRLRARHHPLDSCNLVYNITHDSYYQFRLADEEHNWFIGFKKKKLRNSVRGKALPGYKKKPNSRLERCYDFTLIAIDQHITTPSPYSPVNFNEYSDNWNPQKTFHKLRHMKRYEGMITNRHRKMNRRRQKKKRKKSKKRKLPGR; encoded by the exons gtTGACTACTCTGCTGCTCATTTTACAAGTGTATATTGTTGACGCTTCTAAG ATTTCTACAAAATTTAAACCCGATCTAGGTTTAAAAGAAAGCACCTTTCCAAAGATAAATACTGATAATCGTTTCGTATTTGCTGAAGTCTTTAAACCAAACTTAGGCATTGATGAAAACCCGATTCCTGACAAAGAGAATCAAGAACCAAGTCGAAGACGGCGATATAGGATCCAATCTCGCTGTAGTGAGATGAACGTTCGAATCAAACCAGGAACAAGGCGTAATTCTATTGATGCATCAGGCAATAAGACGCCACCTGGTCGTTATA caTCAATAATCATGGAATCTATAGGTCGTAACGGACTAGTTAGATTGCAAGGTGAAGACAGTCTTATGTACTTATGTTTCAACAATAAAGGAAGATTAAGAGCACGG catCATCCACTTGATAGTTGTAATCTAGTTTACAACATTACACATGACAGCTATTATCAGTTCCGTTTAGCGGATGAAGAACATAACTGGTTCATAGGTTTCAAGAAGAAAAAGTTGAGAAATTCTGTTCGAGGTAAAGCGTTACCAGGCTATAAAAAGAAGCCAAACTCACGTTTAGAAAGGTGCTATGACTTCACATTAATAGCGATAGATCAACATATTACAACGCCGTCACCGTATAGTCCAgttaattttaatgaatataGTGATAATTGGAACCcacaaaaaacatttcataaattaaGACATATGAAAAGATATGAAGGAATGATCACAAATCGACACAGAAAAATGAACAGACGGCGgcagaaaaagaaaagaaaaaaatcaaagaagcGAAAACTACCTGGTAGATGA